The DNA segment tgattaattaatattaattgatatatatatatatatatttgattaattaatattaattgatatatatgaatatattgtgaattgtttgataaagatattaaaggatggaaatcttataggcttgattttctatttaaatcaattaattattaaaagaaattattctcctcccaaatttatcttataataaatatactgtCCTTCCGggggcacataagaaaatgtcctcctttcttgtggagcgggccgaacgcctcggcaggatagatgtatctatggatcgcgtcgcacgtccctcggcagtgtacacgacactctggatcgggccgtacgtcctcggcagaaatcgtgcttaataataataataattacaagatacttggacagttcattacagcttgtaaagttatctgataaattggaaatttattgaaattaaattgtagcttgtaaagctatttgataaactgaaatttttattgaaattgaaggaaatagattagaaattatttgaattgaaggaactTAATTGTTATACtgagaattattggaattgaaggaatttaattacttctgctggttcaataaattattgttaattatgtgaatcatcgttgatataaatatttctatttttatgattatttaatattattgacccatagtaagtgtcatagttggccatctcgtctctacctcttcgagattaggcttgatacttactgggtacacgttattttcgtccttatactgcacttgctgcacattttattgtacaggtacatatatgtatagcagccttgtgggcgcagaggtgttataaaaattgtggggacataggtgagctgcattctatattacgatccgcagctaacaggatttccttcagagttattatattttcctgtctaatttgtattctagacagatattgtattttattttaattccctagtaaatgctcatgcacttgtgacaccgggttttgggaatggttgtgaattgtttagaaatttaggtgcaaaaatatttatcatttactctatgagtttttatctctacaattttattaaagaaatttttatttcaaaaatactaaaatgggtaattaagttaattgattatggttggcttgcctgacagtggtgtccggcgccattacgaccttttagattttgggtcgtgacagtgtcgAAGGGTAAAAGGGACGAAAacccaaccttaaggaaccaagtgatCCGATTCCACCCCAaactcttcaaaatcccaaatcaatcatccccgcaagtcataaagcagtaaaagcatatatgaaaagtcttatttaggggaacagggttctagagAGCAAAATAACTGGTTGGGTTGTTacaattgtaccacgtatttatacttgtttattttatttatttactgtgcctcatatttgttcacctctttactatacctgatattattgcaccactagtaagtgtcgatgtcgatccctcgtcactactcctccgggattaggctagatacttactgggtacacgttgatttacgtactcatactacacttgctgcacatttttgtgcatgtaCTTTAATGTCTTGTGGTCCTTTGGACACGGAGGCACGGATGATGCGGGGACTTGCCGCAAGCTGCATTTAaggttacgatccgcagccaggaGAGTCTCCTCCAgggttatttgtatttttcctgtctaattcgTACTCCGGACAaatactgtattttattttacttcctagttgatgctcatgcacttgtgacaccgggtttgggGGTTACTTATGAGTTTTTCAGTATTGTAATtgggaaaatattatcatttactctgtgaattttatttctgattatttaattgaaggaaaattttgattttaaaatactaaaatgaataatcgagttaatcaattattgttggcttgcctgacagcgatgCTAGACGTCATCACGGccattaatggattttgggtcgtgacaaaaagttTGCAAAGTACTGTTGTATTTGAAAAGTTGTAGCTTTACAAAATTACGTGATTCATGTaactaatttttattttattttatttggtacGATGCTGATATGAATTgagattaaaagaaaaaaatgaatccCAACTTATTTGGAGTGATGAATAATTATTGTTACTATTATTAGTAGTAGTAATAACTAATTTGCTATCCCATATTATAATTTCTACAATTCACTAATACAACTTAAATCCTAAAAAAGCACAacacaattttaataaattaatgaaaaaaatgaagagtCCAAGtgagtatataaaaaaaatctcggcttttagtttttgttatggctacaagaaaataaaatatagatCCTCTTTTATTTACAAAATCTTATTGGAAACTTACTTTGTCCGTGAAAACAACACTATTGTTCTTGTCTTTGTCAAAGCTTTTTAAAACATGTTTTGAtgtctttttttttaatcttgaCATGTTTTAATAATGGTTGTAATTGTTACACCAAATCAGTTACTAAATTAATCATGTTATAAATTACATGAATCAAATTGTATATTTTGAGACTATGGATTGGCATATGACAAAATTTTGTATTCCATATCACAAATATATTTAATGCATgtaatttctcaaatttttcaatTGATGTTATCTCTTTGGCCAAAAAGTTCAAATTTATTCATAAAATACTAGATTTATCTTATATTTATCCTCTGTTTATCTTTCGATCCATAAAAGCTCTGCTAATTCTATCTCATATTTACCCCTCCCTATCTCTAACTATTGTCCAGGTTGGTTCTGACATTTGCAAAGGTGAATCCACATAGACAAATAAAGGATTTAAATTAGCCCCAAACTatcaaattaatttatatataccTTCTACTATAATTTAAAACATGGCCCCGTACAATTGCAAAGGTCAAAATATATCTTTGAATAATTAAAAAGGTCCAAATATATCCTATATGGATTAATTTTTTCGATGGTGTAAAATCATTAGTGGGAGTTCCTACGAGCCGGAGGTAAACGAAGTGCATatataaaacaaatttaaaaCGTTAGGaatatatttgaaccttttcccataaaatataataaatattacATAATCAGAAATCAGGTAGAAAAATCTGCATCATTTGTTGCAGATGAAGGATTTGCCCATTCAAAATTTCAGATCCTATTGATAAAGCAATTAGCATCAAGGAAAAGAATATTAGTAAGTGGTTAAATGACATTAAgtgaaaatatgtattattttgttttttcattcttttttaagGATATCTTTAGCAATCAATTCAAAGGAAGAAGATTAAGGTAATCTATCGTACTGGACTACTGGTTAGTATTCTTAGCAATCAATTCAAAGGAAGAAGATTAACATCAATATTCTTAATAATGTCATAATCACATATACTATCTTCCAAAAGTTAGGCATTTTAGTTAAATTAATAAAGTAGAGGAGAGAAGTTAATCTTATTAAATTACCGGGTAGGTCTTTGTAACTAACAAAACTTAGAAGCTGAAATCGCGCTATAAATTTGATGGTTTTTCCTCGAAGTCTATACTGAAACTTGTATCTTGTCATATCTTGTTGTGTAATCATGGCAAGAATGACCTctcaaatgaaaaataaatcCGAAAAGAAATTTCTCAAAGATAAGCGTGCTGAGAAGGTAGCGCTTTCCAATAAGCAAAAAGCTCTTAGTAAAAGAGCTATGGATCTTTCCATCTTATGTGGAATCGATATAGCAATAATAATTTTTTCAATTACTGCTGAACGGTTTATATTTGGCAATTCAAATGTAGAATCGGTTGTCGAGCGATTTTCCCAAGCAAAGCAACCATTTTACCGCATGTTAAGCCGTAAGACAACACATGAAAAGGCTGGATGTGGTGACGAAAATGATAcaatgaaaaagaaggaaaaaaaggcAATAAATGAGAAGAAAAAAGGAGAATCTACATTGGAAATTTTCAAGCCAACTAATTTGGAAAGACTTGAGAAACTGAAGCAAGAGATTGATGAACTTGAAAGAGATTTGACTGAGAAAATTGATGAGGTACGATCAAAGATAGGTGTAACTGATCCAAAATTTTTACCTGAAATGAATGCAACAATGTCTTCAGCCATGCCATCCAATTAGTTGCGTCTTTAAATAGAAATTTTGATATAATGAATCTAAATAAAGTTTACTATGTTTCTTTTTAATGATGATGTGTCgtaagaaatgaatttattattgttcattgttcacattttatTTCCTTACAATATATATGGCTTTcctatattcttcttctttacacATTTTTCATATCCTCACGCACAAAAGGACAATCCGGTGCACGAAGTATTCTGCGTTCACATAGGGTCCAGGGAAAGATCGCAtacccaaggggtgtgatgtaggtaATCTCTCTCGGCACAAGCATCGGTGGGTTGATTCACGACTCGAACTCGTAATTTATAGGTCACCCGGAGACAACTTTTACATCTTCACATACATCTGCTATAAATCAGATGTAACTAACAGAGTTATTATACATTTCAAATTTAGGTGATGAtattaggcctcatttgttttcaCTTAATGGAGGTCTAAATCTTAATAATTCAGATCTCAGTCCTTAAGTGCATTTGTTTTTAGATCTAAATCTTAACAATTCATATCTTAACCATGTAGCGACCCTAATTTCCTTCTGTAGGAAATtctgacggcacctagtctctaagactaggtaagcctaacaagtatgcggaataactgaaatattaagctaaaactcaagacaTCAACAACTGTAATGATTAAAATCTGCaactcaaaatataaataatttccaaaactcggtagatataagtcacaagctctaaagagaaatactaaatatccctatacagCAGAGACTAATGAGgataaagaaacaacataataaagataAAGGGGGACTCCGAAATCTATGGACGCTGGCACCTTGTAGTCTCCATGTACGGACTAGCTCACTGATACCTAGTCTGGTAggcagtacctggatctacataaaagctgtacagaagcgtagtatgagtacaccacaacaatcCTAATAAGTGCCAGGCCTAAccttagtagagtagtgacgaggtcaggtcaggaccctactggaaataataagaaacaaggcagaagataaaataatataatgaaatgacagagAAGTGAAATAATGAGAATTTACGGAAGGTAATAACACAGAATCAAAGAAATACAAATACAGCAGGAAAGAAAGGCAAAAACCTTACAAGTTAAGGAAAGACAACAACAACCAatacaacaaataaagaaaatcaataggggcactcccgagataccgccttgtagtcccaaaagtaaataaatcacaatctttccttatatcacctcgggagcctttatattttgttttgaaaattattttttcgaaatatCATCCCGCGTTTTAAccaaccttatcacaccgcatgacttctagcagttcccctactagccacgcgtatcaagcccaccttatctcacagcatgcgtttcaacacccagaccttataccactgcatgcgtatcaataatcacaatgGCACGGaaaaaacctcgtgcaaacaataacaaccgtACGGTAGAAACCTCATATAAAAATAACAACCGCGCCGAAGAAACCTGGTGCAACAATAAAAACCGCGccgaagaaacctcgtgcaacaaccaaacaatcatctcaacaataatcacggaaaccaaaacataacaattaaaataacgatatttcaaggatagcaatttcaagtaatgAATCCCACAGTTAAATAAGGAATATAGAATCAAGAAAGCAGGTAATTCGACTAAGAATGTAGTACAAgctgcaaataagagataagacaagtagacaggtaaaattaggctaaacatgatgactatacatgctaaagtaactcagttaaggcataaaaaggaaactacttagATAAAATCAgaatttcaacatttagcccgtgtacgcactcatcacctcgcgtacacggccctCAATATTACAAAttgtcacaacaataccaaattctaatggggaatttctcccacacaaggttagacaagtcacttacttcAAACCATgttcaatcaatcaattagaaggcctttccctcgactttccgactCTGAACGGCTAAAATAtagccaaaacaattacatactataaatataactatagaaaactaatctaaataatgaaattataattttagcaagaattgaaaaaattgccccaaaagtcgacccgggcccacgtctcggaacccaaccaaaattataaaagtcgaacacccattcgatatcaagtccaaccatacaagaatttcttaccccaatgatttccttgaaaatctctcaaaaaatcgccacaaaccgagctctctaggtccaaaaattaaaGTGAGATCAAACCCTTGAAATTAGGCCTTTTCTGCCTAGTGaattcgcatctgcgaccccacagccgcatctgcggctctgcACTTGCGGAATTTCCATCGTAGGTGCGGTTCTCACTTAGCCCAGCAACCTTCGCATCTACGGACCAAAATGCGCATATGCGCTCTCGCTTCTACGGAAGGGGCTCCGCTTCTGCAACACTAGGCTTAGCTagccttttcgcttctgcgctttCTCAATCACCCCTGCGAGTCCGCCTCTGCGGAACTCTGACCACATTTGTGGTCCTAGCAGGGCAGGCCACAATTCACTTCTGCGATCAAACCTCACatttgcgagtccgcacctgcgaccaattcCTCCACAGGTGCGATGACACAAGAAGGCTGGAActtcagcaattgcataagtccaaaaatgatctgataTCGATCCAAATCACCCCCGTGACCTccaccaattataccaacaagtcctaaaacacaatacgaacttggtcgaggcatcaaatcacatcaaacaacatcaaaaccacgaattgcgcatcgattcaagcttaatgaacttttgaacttttaacttccacatccgatgtcgaaacctatcaaatcaagtccgattgacctcaaattttgtacacaagtcataattaacattacggacctactccaacctccaaaatcagaatccgaccccgatatcaaaaagtccactcccggttaaaccttccaaaatcttccaattttccaactttcgccaattaacgtcgaaatgacctacagacctccaaatcaacatccggacaggctcctaagaccaaaatcaccatacggagctattggtactttcaaaactccattccggagtcttcTTCACATAATTCGAACTACGGTCGACTCCTATGACTTTAACTTTTAATTTAGGAACTATGTGTcacatttcactctgaaactctccTGAACTCGACACCAAGCACCCCGGCAAGTCAAGTAACCACAAAATGagatagagggagcaataaataggggatcagagctAGCACTCTCAATTTGACCTGCCGAGTCATTACAACAtctccctcttaaaacaaacgtttatcctcgaacgagtatagagacatacctgaagtggtgaaaagatgaggataacgggtacacatatcatgctcggtatcccaagtcgcctcctcgactggatgacccctccattgaaccttcactgaagcgatgttcttcgacctcaactttcaaacctgcctgtccaaaatggctatcggctcctcaacatatgatagatccttgtccagctggactgagctgaagtctaacacatgagacggatcaccgtgaaaCTTTCGGAGCATGAAaatatggaacactggatgaactgcagagagactaggtggtagtgcaaatctgtaatccacctctccaaccctctcaaaaatctcaaaaggcctaatatacctagggcttaacttgtccttcctcccgaacctcataacactctTCATGGGAGACACATGGAGCAAGAActgctccccaaccatgaatgcgaTGCCGCGAACCTTTCGATCctcataactcttctacctggactgggctgtacgaaattgattctgaatcaatttaaccttttccaaggtatcctgaaccaagtctgtacccaatagtcttgCCTCACCCAGCTCGAATCAACCCACCAGAGACCGGCACCACCTACCACGCAAAGCCTCATAcagggccatctgaatgctcgactgataactattgttgtaggcaaactctgcaattAGCAAGAACTGATCTCAAGCACCCCCAAAATACATCAcgcacgcacggagcatatctttcaatatctaaaatagtgcgctcggactgtcagtccgtccgtctgagggtgaaatgttgtactcaactccacccgagtacccaactcatattgtacggctctccaaaaccgtgatgtaaactgcgtaccccggtcagagatgatagataccggcatgcCATGAAGCCTAATAATCCCGCGAATGTAAACCTaagccagctgctccgaagagtaagtagtaaccacaggaatgaaatgagctaacttggtaaatctatccacaattacccaaactgcatcaaacttcctctgattCTGTGGgtgcccaacaacaaaatccatagtgatccactcaaATTTCCACTACAGAATCTCTAGCTTccgaagcaatccacctggccgctgatgctcatacttcacctgttgacaatttaggcaccaagctatatattccactatgtccttcttcattctcctctaccaataatgttgcatcaggtcctgatacatctctGTGGCTCCTCGgtaaatggagtaccgcgaactgtgagcctcttggagaatcaactcacgtaaaccatctatattgggcacacatagcctgtccTGCATCCGCAATACACCGTCCTCTCCAATAGTTACCtccttggcatcgtcgtgctgaaccgtgtccttaaggacaaggagATAGgagtcatcatattgacgctctctaatacgatcataaagagaatactgagaaaccatacaagccaaaactcggctcggctcggctcggctcggctcggaaacatccaatctaacaaactggttggccagggcctgaacatccaaagctaaaggcttctctgctaccggtagatatgctaagctacccaaactctccaccttgcaactcaagacatcggccaccatattggccttccagggatgatatagaatggtgatatcatagtccttaagcaactccaaccacctccgctgccgcaagttaagatccttctatttaaacaaatattgtagactccggtgaacagtgtagacctcacaagggacaccgtacaaatagtgccaccgaatcttcaaggcatgaataatagctgctaacttaaagtcgtggacatgatagttcttctcatacaACTTCAgatgtctagatgcgtaggcaatcaccctaccgtcctgcatcaacattaTGCCGAGACCAATGCgtatgcatcacaatacaccgtataggaccccgaaccaataggcaataccaatactgggttgtagtcaaagaagtcttgagcttttgaaagctctcctcacactcctcagtcCACCTGAACAAAGCACCCTTtcgggtcagcctggtcataggtgctgcaatagacgagaaaccctctataaATTGACGGTAAtgccccgccaagccaagaaaactccggatctccgtagctgagtacggtctgggctaactctgcactgctacaatcttctttggatctaccttgatcccctcaatCGATACCGCATGACCGAAAATTGCaactgaatctagccagaattcacacttcgaaaattttgcatataacttcttttttctcaaggtctgaagcacagtcctcaggtgttgctcatgatcctcccggctcctgGAGTAtactagaatgtcgtcaataaacacaatgacgagcGAGTCAAGAtcgggctgaaatacactgttcatcaagttcatgaatgttgctggggcgttggtcagcctaaaagacatcacaaggaactcgtaatgaccataccgagtcctgaatcttaaactgatgatagcctgaacgcaagtcgatcttagagaacactctggcaccccgaagctgatcaaataggtcatcaatacggggaaatggatacatgttcttcactacaaccttgttcaactatcaataatcaatacacattggcatagaaccatctttcttttttacaaataaGACTGGAGCACCCTAAGGCGACATACTGAgccaaatgaagcccttatcgagcaactcttgcaactgttcatttaactctttcaactatgttggggccatacgatagggtggaatagaaatgagttgagtgcccggtaacaagtCAATActaaagtcgatatccctgtcaggcggcatgcccagaagatccaCCGGGAATAcgtctggataatccctcactatcgGAACTGACTCGACAGTAGGAGTAttaacactaacatccctcacatataccagataagcatcacaccccttctcaaccatccgctgagcctttatAAATGAGACAACCCTACTACGGACATAATCTAAAGTACATCGCCACTCTAGTCGTGGTAGACCTGgaatagccaacgtcaccgtcttagcgtgacaatcaagaatagcatgatagggtgacaaccagtccatgcccaagataacatcaaaatccaccacaccgagaaataataaatcggctttggtatcaaaaccactaagaacaaccaaacacaacCGATACTCATGGTCAACAACAATAAAATGTCCCACGGGTTTAGACACATAGACAGAAGAACTCAAAAAAATAAtaggatacacccaaatatggagcaaaataagatgacacataggaataagtggaacttggatcaaataagactgatgcatctctatgacagaccggaacaatacctgtgatgacagagtcGGAtacaactgcctccgtcctagcaaGAAGGGCATAATgtttggcctggcctccccctctagggtgacctctacctgctcgacctccacctctagttagTTGTGCAGGTagggtggcaactggtgcagcGACCATGGACTGAGAAGCCTGAAGACCCAGTGGAATACACGGAGCCTGAgtaatctgtggaggtgcacccttcctgagtctagggcaatcccttaccacatgacgagtgtcaccacactcaaaacaagctctcggagacTGTGGTTGGATCAggcctgatcgactggactggccactaaaagcaccccgtgtaggaggtgcactagacaatggtggtgcataatagagagcctggggcctaggagtggcTAGAATACCGCTgaaagctggaagtgctgaatgaacagggcgactcacacagcccctaccatgacgagctgAACTAGGGCACGGGTACCACTGtatgtgccagactctcgagacctcttggcctctctctcctctctatcccgagatagcataccttccaatctcctagcaatccccattacctgctggtatgcgatgtccatctccaactctggggccatgctaaatctgatactggggttgagccTCTCGATAAATCGATGAACCCACTCTCGAAcaatagcaaccaaggctggtgcatgcctagccaaatcactgaattgTACTGCATACTCCGAAatggtcatagaaccctagcgcaactgctcaaactctgcgcgtatgcatctctgagactttgagggacatactccctcaagaacatatctgagaattgtgtccaagtgagtgaagaggCCTCGGCCTGACTACctaactcatatgctcgccaccatTGATAGGccactcctctaagctggaacgttgtgaaagaaaccccactagacaccgcaacacccatagtacggaggatacagtggcactcctcaagaaaaccctaggcatcctctgacgccaaaccactgaaagtaggagggtggtacttcttgtacctcttgaacATGAGATGCTCCTCCGCAGAAACAGCTACCTTAACCTCGGGCTGAACGGGGGCTACTGGCTGCATTTGTATAACCTCTGGAACCTGGTTGACCTGGACATGCTTCACTGGGGtatgggcggtgggagtctgtgctcctcctctgGCCTGAGATGTGGAAGGAGAAAGTGGTgccaaccctgcctgagccaaagtgttGAACATGCTTAGAAATTGGGCGAGAGTCTCATGTAGGGCTTGTATAGTTACAGGTGTCCTAGGTGTCTGTCCTCCAATtggagctattggtggctcctctgtagcagctcatgcgggtgctctggctgcaccacgtggacgtccttgTCCTCTAcccggccccagccccggcctctcgtggctctagcagGGCGCGCAGGTGTCTAGTCATCTGATTCAGCTATACATGTCcccaccatctgtgagagaatagaaagacagaaatttagaatccgAAGTCAAAATTTACGCACGATAAAAAATCAaggaagtgaagcttttcctaacattTCCATAGcttcccgaagataagtacagacgcctccgtaccgatccgcgagactctactaaacttgcttgtgactcataatacctataaacctagagctctgataccaacttgtcacgcccccaattttcctccgtagaaAGTAGttacggcacctagtctctaagactaggtaagcctaagaaGTATGAGGAATAACTAAAATATTAAGCTAAAACTAAATACATCAACAACTGTAATGAATAAAATCTGCAACTTCAAATATAAACAACTCCCAAAAACCCGGTAAATATAAGTCACAAGTTCTAAAGagaaatgtgatgacccaaaatatcatctttaaatttaacaatTAATTCTGTGTTATAAAaccttgaaaagcactatttatcattactcgacttgcgtgcgcagtccgtaaaattttctggaaagtttttatgtgaaaaaaatggagtaaaatgtgaattagagctttaaaactcaatcgagttgactttggtcaacatttttagcaacgGACTCGGATttgtattttgacagttccggtaggtccatatcgtgatttggga comes from the Nicotiana tabacum cultivar K326 chromosome 14, ASM71507v2, whole genome shotgun sequence genome and includes:
- the LOC142169101 gene encoding uncharacterized protein LOC142169101, whose amino-acid sequence is MARMTSQMKNKSEKKFLKDKRAEKVALSNKQKALSKRAMDLSILCGIDIAIIIFSITAERFIFGNSNVESVVERFSQAKQPFYRMLSRKTTHEKAGCGDENDTMKKKEKKAINEKKKGESTLEIFKPTNLERLEKLKQEIDELERDLTEKIDEVRSKIGVTDPKFLPEMNATMSSAMPSN